The genomic segment CTCGACACAGCGCTCCATTCGTGTGGTTGAACCGAGCTTCCAGTATACTATACATCCAGTTGGAGGATCTGTTGCAGAAGAGGATGGTGAAATAAGAGTTACTGGCGAAGCTGTTGGATTCAAAGAAGTCGTGATTGGCTTTGTTGGTGACAAAGGAGATGTCACAGCCCATACCGTTTCAGTAGATACGGACAATACATTTGAGGAGGAAATTTCACTTGGATCGATAATGACTAGGAGAGGTCCTACTGGGCCAATAGCACAAGGCACAGTAGTCGCGTTCGGAGTGGTTAATGGAAGAGACAATCAGTTTGGAGATGGTAGTGCCATGGGTGGAAGGGCACCAACAAGAACTCCCAGACAGTTTGCTGGTCTTGCACCCCAGTTTGATAATGATTTGACTACTGTCACCCGAACCTCCGGTCAGATAATAGAGATGTTACGTGAGGAGTCAGTGGATGAAACTGGCTCCGACGACCTCGGATACCCGTCGTCGTTCCGATACACGGATGCGAGAACGTCGATCAACGACGTAGTGCCTGCGTCGCACAGTAACATCACGGGAGTAGTGCCGATAGAGGTAGGAGAGACGATGATGGTACGCGGAACGACGAACCTCCAGCCAGACGATAACACGATAAGTGTAGAGGCTGTTGAAGGTCCGAGTGAGACAGAGATGCCTGTCAAGACGACGGACATGTGGAAGATGGAGAGCGGAGTCTGGTCGGTTACGGTAGACACGACGGGACTTGAGCCTGGAACGTACAAGATCGAAGCAGACGACGGAGACAACACTGACACAGTCACAGTTGAGATAGTCGCGAAAGGAGAGCGCAACGACGCGATGCTCTCGTCCAAGCCGACACTCGCAGACAGAGTCAGTCAGCTCCAGAGCAACGTAGAGGAGCTTCAGACGAAGAACGAGCAGCTCAACACGCAGGTAGAGGATCTCCAGACGCAGAACCAGCAGCTCAACACGCAGCTTGAGAACGCGACGTCGCAGAACGAGAAGCTACAGAGTCAGATCGATCAGCTTAAGCAGGAGAACCAGCAGCTCCAGAAGAAGGCTAACAAGTCCGGCAGCGGTGGACAGGGACAGCCTGGATTCGGAGTCGCTGCGACTCTGATCGCCCTCATCGGCGCTGGTCTCATAGCTCTCAGAAGAAAGAACGAGTAGAGTAGCGATGCCATAACGTAGTAAACCGTCTTTTTATTCAGTTCGAGCCGAACTTAGAGTCTGTTTTACCTCTCTCTCGACTTTCTCCTGGGTCAGACTGTCGAGACTGATGTAGTCGCCACCTGACTCACGCGCTATCTCCTCTCCGAGACCCGTCTGTACGTATCCCGACTCGCCGTCTAAGACGACTACCTTGACGTTCTCAGAGCCGAGGAGACGTGACAGTCTTCTGACCTCCTCGACCGGGTCGCCGTCTTCGTGCATAGAGACGTTCGCCTTTCCGTCAGTAACGAGAACCAGAACCGGAAGAACTGCGCCGTCCGTTTTCTTCGTCTCGTTCTGGATGACGTCATACGACTTCGAGAGAGCGTGGCTCAGAGGAGTCCTGTCGCCCGTCGGAAGCTCCTTGAGATGGCGTGCGGCTATCTCGACGCTGTTAGTCGGCGGAAGAAGCACCTCGGCGTCGTCGCCCTTGAAGCCGATGAAAGCGACCTTGTCACGGTTCCGGTACGAGTCGTTGAGGAGCGACATGACTGCGCCCTTTGCCGTCTTCATACGTCCCTCGGCGTTCATACTCCCCGAAGCGTCGACTGCGAAGACGACGAGTGCCTGACGTCCCTCCTCACGTACCTTCTCGTGGAGGTCGTCCTTGCCCACCTCTGTCTTACCGCCTCTAGCCGCCGACCTGACTGTCGCGTCGACTGCTACGTCTATGTCTGTGTCGTCTGTGTCGCTCGCGCGTCTCGATCTGACGTATCTACCGGAGTCCGAGGTGGAAGAAGAGTGTTCTCCCGACTCGGTGCCTACTCTATCGGCGGTGTCTATGTCTACGTCTATCTCGGGCGAGTCGGTATCGCCTACGTCTGCGACTGTCTCGGGCTTCGATCCCGGCTTAGCTTCTTCGGTCGGCACTTCCTCGTCCCCCTCACTGTCTTCTGTCCCATCCGTCTCTCTTTCACTGTCACCGTCACCGTCTCGGGCACCGGTGTCCTCCTCTCGGCTCTCCCTTTCTCGTTCTCGTCTGTCACTGTCTCCGTCTCTGGTGTCATCATCACCCTTACCACCTTCTTCGTCACCGTCGTCGTTTTCCGACCCTTCGTCGTCATCTATCTCACTGTCGGACTCCGGATCACCGTCTTCCTCCCCCTCTTCTCCTTCGTCCATCCCGTCTTCGCTTTCTTCCTCCCCTTCCTCGTCAAAGCTCTCGTCCATGACGTCGTCGAGATCACGTGAGTCGCCGAAGGGATCTGTCTTCATCCTGTGGGGAAGGGTCAGACGCGCCGCTTCTTTGACGTCTTCTTGCTTCACCTTCTCCCTTTGGTCTAAGGCTGCTATCGCACGTGCCGTCCTCGTAGTTATTATGTCGGCACGGTATCCGTCGACTCCTGCCTCGGTACAGAGATCGGCGATCTTCTGTCTCAGAGACGCGTCGATACCCACGCCCTCGCCGTAGATCCCTCTTCCCTCCTCGATCTTCTCTCTCAGACGTTCCTCGTCGTCCCTGTACTCCTCTATGACCGAGTCGGGGTCTCTCTCGAACTTCTCGGCTATCTCGACGACCTCGATACGTTCCTCTGGATCGGACGATCCGACGACATCGACCTGTAGACCGAACCTGTCGAGGAACTGGGGTCTCAGGCTCCCTTCCTCGGGATTCATGGTTCCGACGAGTATGAAGTCGGCGGGATGTTCGACTGAGACTCCCTCTCTCTCGACCTTGTTGACACCGCTCGCGGCGGCGTCGAGGAGAACGTCGACGAGATGGTCATCGAGGAGGTTGACCTCGTCTATGTAGAGAATCCCTCGGTTCGCGCGAGCGAGAATTCCGGGTTCGAGTGCGTTTACTCCCTCGTTGAGTGCCTTCTCGACGTCTATCGATCCCACGACCCTGTCCTCTGTCGCCCCGAGAGGCAGATCGACGACGGGTGTGGGTATACTCTCGGTCTCGATCTCCTCGGGGTCTTTCTCCTTACAGTTCTCACACTGGAGATCGGGGTTCTCGGGATGACAGTTGAACTCACATCCTCTGACGACCTCTATCTCGGGAAGGAGACGTCCTAGCCCCCGGACTGCGGTGCTCTTGGCAGTCCCTTTCTCACCTCTTATGAGGACTCCCTGAAGGGGAGCTACCGAGTTGAGAAGAAGTGCCCTCTTGAGGCTGTCCTGACCCACTACAGCCGGAAACGGAAAGACTCGCATCTAACCGATATCGTCGTGTGTATCTTATATCGGTTGGGATTCGACGAGGAATTAAAATTCGTTTGATTTAACACAACTGGGTTTGTACTCGTCTCCATATGAGGGTGGCTGTCTTCAGCGCGACGGACAACGAAATAGGGGCTATCGAGAGAGGGTACGCGAGAGCCTCTGACTCAGCCGAGATAGATCTTGAGGTCAGAAGCAAGAGGGATCTCAAGGACGAAGACGAGAGGGAGGGCTTCCTCGAACTCTGTCTCGACTCCGACTTCGTTCTCCTCAACCTCCACGGACCCGAGGACAGCATGCCGGGGTACGAGGAGTTCATAGACGAACTCGATGACGAGGACAAGCCAGTCTGTGTCAAGTCGACGGGCGATCCCTTCGCTCTACGTGACACGACGGTCGACGACGAGGTACGTGACCGAATCTACGACTACATCGACAAAGGTGGAATCGTCAACCTCGAAAATCTACTTCTCTACTTAGCCGACAGATACGGCACCGAAGACGTCGAACACGACGATCCCGTAGAGCTTCCGACTGAGGGTATCTACCATCCCGACTACCCCGGGATCGAGTACGAAGACTACTTAGAGACTCTCGACGACTCGAAGCCGACCGTCGGAGTCTGGTTCTACGAGTCCCAGTGGGTACACGGAAACACCGACTACATCGACGCCGTGGTACGTGAGATAGAGTCGAACGGAGCGAACGCACTCCCCGTCTTCCTGACACCGACCTACGACGAGGAGATCGACAACCGCCCAGCGAGATGGGTCGCACGCAACTGGTTCACTAGAGACGGCGAGTCCGTCGTCGACGCTGTGGTCTCGTCGTTGATGTTCTCTCTCTCGATGGAGGAGAGAGGAAGGTCGGGAAACGCCGACGAAGCCGGTGACACCAATGCATTCCTCGAAGAGCTCGGTGTTCCTGTCATACAGACAGTTACCACGATGAGGTCACGTTCGAGGTACGAGTCCGCCGACCAGGGTCTGATGTCGTTCGAACTCTCTCTCTCTGTCGCACTTCCTGAGTACGACGGAAACCTCATAACCTTCCCCGTGAGCGGGAAGGAGTCGGTCGATCCGTCGGTTGAGATGGGGACGAGTCCGAAACGCCACAAGCCGATAGACCACCGCGTCGAGAGAGCGGTCTCGCTCGCGGTTAACTGGGCGCGTCTCTCGTACATCCCTAACTCGGAGAAGAAGGTCGCAGTCGTCCTCCACAACTATCCCCCGACTGACCACGGAATAGGTACTGCTTTCGGTCTCGACTCGCCCGAGAGCGCGGTGCGTCTTCTCGAAGGACTCGACGAGAGAGGATACGAGACAGATGTCCCCGAGTCGGGAGACGAGCTACTCGATGTACTCACATCACAGCTTACACTCGACAACCGGTGGGTCGCTCCAGAGGACGTCGAGGAGATAGCACTCGATACCGTCTCGGAGGAAGAGTACCTCGACTGGTTCGAAGACGCGTCCGAGGGCATCCGTGAGGGTCTCGTAGACGAGTGGGGCGAACCCGAGGGCGAGGGCGACTACCCGATCCCGGGTACGAAGCTCGGAAACGTCTTAGTGACCGTACAGCCTCCACGCGGATTCGGCGACGATCCCTCGAAGATCTACCACTCGTCCGACCTCAACCCGCCCCACGACTACTACGCCTTCTACGAATGGATCAGACACGGGTTCGAGGCGGACGCAGTCGTCCATCTCGGAACACACGGGTCACTCGAATGGCTTCCCGGAAAGACTGTCGGACTCTCGGAGTCGTGTTTCCCCGACGCGATGGTACAGGACATCCCGAACGTCTACCCCTACATAGTCAACAATCCCGGAGAAGGCGCACAGGCTAAGAGGAGAAGCTACGCCGCACTCGTCGACTACCTCACTCCTGTGATGAAGAACGCCGGACTCTACGACGAACTCGCTGAGATCGAGGATCTGTGTAACGAGTACAAGAAGTCGGAGGCGGACAAGGACGAGGCAGGACATCTGCGTGACCTGATCTGGGAGAGGATAGACGAGTCGGGGGTCGACGAGGACATCGATATATCGAGGGAAGACGACTTCGACGACGTTCTCACGCGACTCCACAGCTATCTCAACGACGTCAAGAAGACACAGATACGTTCGGGTCTCCACACTATGGGACAGCCGCCCCACGGAGAAGACCTCGTCGAGTACCTCGTCGCACTCACACGTCTCGGTAACCCCGGCGCGCCGTCTCTCAGAAGATCGGTCACCGACGCGATGGGATACGACTACGACGAGATGCTCGACAGTCCCTCGGAGTACGTCGAAGAACTCGGAATGACGTGGGCTGAGGCTACGGATGAAGTCGACGAGACGTGTGTATCTCTCGTTTCCGAACTCGCCGAAGAGGGATTCGACGTGAGTGATGAAGACGTAAGAGAGATCACGCGTTCATACCTCGGAGACTCTCACGAGGACGTTGAGACGACACTTTCGTACATCGCCGACGAGATAAAGCCGTCACTCGACGGAGCCGAAAACGAGATAAGCCGTACTGCCGACGCCCTGAACGGCGAGTACGTTCCACCCGGAAAGTCGGGTGCCCCAACGAGAGGAAACGCCGACGTACTCCCGACTGCGCGTAACTTCTACACCATAGACCCGCGCACAGTCCCCTCGAAGGCGGCTTACCGAGTCGGCTCCGAGGTCGCCGAGTCAACCTTGAAGAGACATCTCGACGAAAACGGCGAGTATCCCGAGGAGATGGGTGTAGTCGCTTGGGGAACCCCCATAATTAGGTCGAACGGAGAGACAATCGCCGAGGTACTGCGTCTGATGGGGGTACGTCCTGAGTGGAGCGACTCGGGACGCGTCGAGGGCGTTGAGCCGATACCTCTCGAAGACCTCGACAGACCACGTATCGATGTCACGACACGTGTCTCGGGACTCTTCAGAGACGCCTTCCCACCCGTCGCGAAGCTACTCAACGAGGCTGTCGAGACGGTCGTAGAGCTCGACGAGTCCCACGAGATGAACTACG from the Candidatus Afararchaeum irisae genome contains:
- a CDS encoding PGF-CTERM sorting domain-containing protein; the protein is MLREESVDETGSDDLGYPSSFRYTDARTSINDVVPASHSNITGVVPIEVGETMMVRGTTNLQPDDNTISVEAVEGPSETEMPVKTTDMWKMESGVWSVTVDTTGLEPGTYKIEADDGDNTDTVTVEIVAKGERNDAMLSSKPTLADRVSQLQSNVEELQTKNEQLNTQVEDLQTQNQQLNTQLENATSQNEKLQSQIDQLKQENQQLQKKANKSGSGGQGQPGFGVAATLIALIGAGLIALRRKNE
- a CDS encoding magnesium chelatase subunit D family protein, with the protein product MRVFPFPAVVGQDSLKRALLLNSVAPLQGVLIRGEKGTAKSTAVRGLGRLLPEIEVVRGCEFNCHPENPDLQCENCKEKDPEEIETESIPTPVVDLPLGATEDRVVGSIDVEKALNEGVNALEPGILARANRGILYIDEVNLLDDHLVDVLLDAAASGVNKVEREGVSVEHPADFILVGTMNPEEGSLRPQFLDRFGLQVDVVGSSDPEERIEVVEIAEKFERDPDSVIEEYRDDEERLREKIEEGRGIYGEGVGIDASLRQKIADLCTEAGVDGYRADIITTRTARAIAALDQREKVKQEDVKEAARLTLPHRMKTDPFGDSRDLDDVMDESFDEEGEEESEDGMDEGEEGEEDGDPESDSEIDDDEGSENDDGDEEGGKGDDDTRDGDSDRRERERESREEDTGARDGDGDSERETDGTEDSEGDEEVPTEEAKPGSKPETVADVGDTDSPEIDVDIDTADRVGTESGEHSSSTSDSGRYVRSRRASDTDDTDIDVAVDATVRSAARGGKTEVGKDDLHEKVREEGRQALVVFAVDASGSMNAEGRMKTAKGAVMSLLNDSYRNRDKVAFIGFKGDDAEVLLPPTNSVEIAARHLKELPTGDRTPLSHALSKSYDVIQNETKKTDGAVLPVLVLVTDGKANVSMHEDGDPVEEVRRLSRLLGSENVKVVVLDGESGYVQTGLGEEIARESGGDYISLDSLTQEKVEREVKQTLSSARTE
- the cobN gene encoding cobaltochelatase subunit CobN, whose product is MRVAVFSATDNEIGAIERGYARASDSAEIDLEVRSKRDLKDEDEREGFLELCLDSDFVLLNLHGPEDSMPGYEEFIDELDDEDKPVCVKSTGDPFALRDTTVDDEVRDRIYDYIDKGGIVNLENLLLYLADRYGTEDVEHDDPVELPTEGIYHPDYPGIEYEDYLETLDDSKPTVGVWFYESQWVHGNTDYIDAVVREIESNGANALPVFLTPTYDEEIDNRPARWVARNWFTRDGESVVDAVVSSLMFSLSMEERGRSGNADEAGDTNAFLEELGVPVIQTVTTMRSRSRYESADQGLMSFELSLSVALPEYDGNLITFPVSGKESVDPSVEMGTSPKRHKPIDHRVERAVSLAVNWARLSYIPNSEKKVAVVLHNYPPTDHGIGTAFGLDSPESAVRLLEGLDERGYETDVPESGDELLDVLTSQLTLDNRWVAPEDVEEIALDTVSEEEYLDWFEDASEGIREGLVDEWGEPEGEGDYPIPGTKLGNVLVTVQPPRGFGDDPSKIYHSSDLNPPHDYYAFYEWIRHGFEADAVVHLGTHGSLEWLPGKTVGLSESCFPDAMVQDIPNVYPYIVNNPGEGAQAKRRSYAALVDYLTPVMKNAGLYDELAEIEDLCNEYKKSEADKDEAGHLRDLIWERIDESGVDEDIDISREDDFDDVLTRLHSYLNDVKKTQIRSGLHTMGQPPHGEDLVEYLVALTRLGNPGAPSLRRSVTDAMGYDYDEMLDSPSEYVEELGMTWAEATDEVDETCVSLVSELAEEGFDVSDEDVREITRSYLGDSHEDVETTLSYIADEIKPSLDGAENEISRTADALNGEYVPPGKSGAPTRGNADVLPTARNFYTIDPRTVPSKAAYRVGSEVAESTLKRHLDENGEYPEEMGVVAWGTPIIRSNGETIAEVLRLMGVRPEWSDSGRVEGVEPIPLEDLDRPRIDVTTRVSGLFRDAFPPVAKLLNEAVETVVELDESHEMNYVKKHVEGEADELIEDGLDEDEALDTASYRVFCTKPGGYGAGTNKAVDESEWEDASDLAEIYVEWGGYALTGRDVVESKDVFETRLGNVEATLKTEDTQEQDEFDSSDWYAFHGGFITAVETVSGEKPESYVGDTSDPDRIEVYTNDEKVKKALRARVLNPKWIDSMKEHGYKGAGDLAQTVDTAFGWDATTDVIDDAAYEEIAEKYAFDEDTQDWMRDVNPWALESITERLLEAIQRGMWDADDETEDDLRRVYLSVEGEIEEETEASIDTHRESDSSTETARTKTETDD